The region ATCTCCATCCTGATGCTATACCAGTACCGCTCAAGCCTGTCAGAGAGTGCCGCCGCAGACTTGGCCGCTTTTGCCTCAGACTTGGCGCGAACGCAAACCTCGATCTTTTTCTTGTTAAACCGATGACGGAGATCCGAAGGCACCGCCCTCGAGAAGTAAAATATGTCGTTTCTTTTGTTTAAATATACCGGAGACCTTACCCACACCATAGCAATTCAAACTCCTGTTCCCGAACATTAATCATTTGGAAACAGACACATGAGCCTTGAATCTAAGACCTTGATACTTGGTTTATGGTGCCCAGGAGATGCACTGCATTTTTATCCCAGAGTTTTTCAAATTATTTCAAAATCGAAAAAAATATGATATATTACAACAATATAAAACATATAATTGTTTCAGCATGTGTCATGTGATGCCATGACATCTCGGATATAAAGGTGGATAAATAGGTGGATAAATAATGGGTGCCAGATTTAAACTTTCTCAAGCATTCATAAAATCATGTGGCCCAGGAAAATATAATGATGGGGCAGGGCTGTGGCTCCATAAAAGGCCTGATGGCGGCGGCCAATGGTTTTTCCGTTATACATTGTTTGGCCAAAGAAAAGAAACAGGGCTTGGTGGATTAAATAATGTTAATTTAGCAAATGCCAGAAAGAAGGCGGACCATGCTAGGGCGTTAGTTGCATCCAATATTGACCCGATAAATGAAAAGCAACGACTGAAAAATGATTATGCCAGATCATCAAACACAATAAGTATGATTGCCTCGCTTGCATTTGAAGCAAAGAAGGCAGAGCTCAAAGGTGACGGAAAGAATGGCAGATGGTTTTCTCCATTGGAATTGCATGTTCTGCCAAAGATCGGGAAAATGCCAATAGAGCAAGTCAACCAGCATGACATAAAGACCTGTATAAGCCCCATTTGGCACAGCAAGGGGGAAACTGCAAAGAAAGCCATGCATAGGCTTAACATTGTGATTAAGCACGCTGCTGCAATGGGCTTGGATGTAGATATTGGAGCTGTTGAAAAAGCTAAAGCTCTGCTTGGTCAATCCAAACAGATAAAGAGTCATATTCCCTCTATGTTATGGGTAGACGCCCCAGCATTTTACAAATCACTAAATGAAACTACTCAAGCTGGATTGGCTTTAAAATTACTAATGATAACTGGTTTAAGGTCAAAACCAATAAGGCTAGCTCATGTATATGAATTTTATGGAGATATTTGGACAGTTCCAGGA is a window of Alphaproteobacteria bacterium LSUCC0684 DNA encoding:
- a CDS encoding tyrosine-type recombinase/integrase; protein product: MGARFKLSQAFIKSCGPGKYNDGAGLWLHKRPDGGGQWFFRYTLFGQRKETGLGGLNNVNLANARKKADHARALVASNIDPINEKQRLKNDYARSSNTISMIASLAFEAKKAELKGDGKNGRWFSPLELHVLPKIGKMPIEQVNQHDIKTCISPIWHSKGETAKKAMHRLNIVIKHAAAMGLDVDIGAVEKAKALLGQSKQIKSHIPSMLWVDAPAFYKSLNETTQAGLALKLLMITGLRSKPIRLAHVYEFYGDIWTVPGDKMKGKKNQTPDFRVPLSSEAKRIINIAKDRSQNEFIFSNHKGKILSDAAMSSIMKRAEIKARPQGFRSTLRTWITETQSVSFEVKEMVLAHRPASKVVRAYERTDFLDQRKEIMENWAAYLLG
- a CDS encoding DUF6538 domain-containing protein, coding for MVWVRSPVYLNKRNDIFYFSRAVPSDLRHRFNKKKIEVCVRAKSEAKAAKSAAALSDRLERYWYSIRMEMIYSRELGIRVFLDTAVEAGTFGQGVRQQTNR